One region of Triticum aestivum cultivar Chinese Spring chromosome 6B, IWGSC CS RefSeq v2.1, whole genome shotgun sequence genomic DNA includes:
- the LOC123133084 gene encoding protein NUCLEAR FUSION DEFECTIVE 6, mitochondrial-like — translation MAAAARSLLRSSASVIRAAPARSSSFGVGARPSVHRALAAPPRLLRLPVEASFCLESLLPLHSATASARLKSMLAVVPGQGIG, via the exons atggccgccgccgccaggtCGCTACTACGCTCCTCCGCCTCCGTTATCCGAGCTGCTCCGGCGAGATCGTCTTCCTTCGGAGTAGGTGCGCGTCCTTCCGTCCATCGCGCGTTGGCTGCGCCCCCTCGCCTCCTCAG GTTGCCCGTGGAGGCGAGCTTCTGCCTGGAGTCCCTGCTGCCGCTGCACAGCGCCACCGCCTCAGCGCGGCTCAAGTCAATGCTCGCCGTCGTGCCCGGCCAAGGCATCGGCTAG
- the LOC123138571 gene encoding red chlorophyll catabolite reductase-like, translating to MSMKLDFMLHSSLHCKVPNGAIDITSVLIFLNALTDAPHFLMEFIQGRPTSMVVILDLLPWKDLALQPEYLHKYYEHTHLDNQREKIEELPQTRPYRSPSLFVRSACSPTAVSVTIDCGQGGEGTMEEIVCGHLASVVKEVLRIWLHTCTGDTSEMEEAEREIMIKRDQAVRLKSTEVDLTANLPRMFGPDVSGHIIAETRKAFGVELQEA from the exons atgagcATGAAG CTAGATTTCATGCTGCACTCGTCACTTCACTGCAAAGTCCCAAATGGCGCAATCGACATTACGTCGGTTCTTATTTTCCTAAATGCCTTGACGGATGCACCACATTTCCTCATGGAGTTCATACAAGGCAGGCCAACTTCAATGGTTGTGATTCTTGATCTGCTCCCATGGAAAGACCTCGCGCTCCAACCGGAGTACCTCCACAAGTACTATGAACATACTCACTTGGACAACCAACGTGAGAAAATTGAAGAATTGCCACAAACCCGTCCATACAGGTCGCCGTCGCTCTTTGTGCGCAGTGCATGTTCTCCAACAGCGGTGTCGGTCACCATCGACTGCGGGCAAGGAGGGGAGGGTACCATGGAAGAGATAGTGTGCGGTCATCTGGCGTCAGTTGTCAAGGAGGTTCTTCGAATCTGGCTTCATACTTGCACTGGTGACACCTCCGAAATGGAAGAGGCCGAGAGGGAGATAATGATCAAGAGGGACCAAGCTGTAAGATTAAAATCAACTGAGGTCGACCTAACTGCAAATCTGCCTAGGATGTTTGGTCCTGATGTGTCTGGCCACATCATTGCTGAAACCCGTAAGGCCTTTGGGGTAGAACTACAAGAGGCCTAG